GCTGTCCTTCGCTCCGGCCCGTGTCGCTGTGAACTCGCGACCCGTTGCCGTCATGCGCAGGGCGACTCCATAAGTCCGGTGGACACCGCCATCGCGGGACACTTCGTCGCGCGGGGAAGCGCAGTCGCGCTCCCCGCGCGATTCTTTTCCATGCACCGCGGAAACCTCGTGAACCTGCTCCTGATCGGCGGCGACGAAACCGACCGCCTCGAAGTCGCGACCCGCTTTCATCACGAGAGCCGGCTCGGTCGCGGCCCGCTGATTTCAGCGCGGGCACCCGAGGATTCGCCGCGGCTCGGCCGCGCGATCCTGCGCGCGCTTCATCGCGGCATTCCGCGCCCCGACGACGTGCTCCATGCGTCGGAGGGCGGCACGCTGTTCCTCGATCGCCTCGACCTGCTGGGGCGCGACGAACAGCGCCTGTTGCTCGAATTTCTCACGCGCGGCCGCGCCGACTATTCGCCGGAATACGGCTGGGCCGGCCGGCTGGCCGCCGGCAGTGCCTGCGATCTCGAGACGCTCTGCGCCGAAGGCCGCTTCCTTCCCGCACTGCTGGACGCGCTCGACAAGATTCGCATCGACCTCCGGATCCTCTGCTGACATGTCCGCGACCCGGCGAGACGGAATGTTCCGAGTGCTGCTGATCAGCCTCGCTCCGCGCGCTCACGCGCAGTTGATCCGCTCATACGAAAGAACTGGTGCCGTCGTGCTCACCGCATCCGACCCGGCGCGCGCGGTTTCGCTGCTGCGCTGGTCCCCCGAGGTGGTGCTGGTGGACCTGGCACTGGGAGCCGGGCTCACGCCGCCGCTGGTCGCGGCGCTGAACTCGGGCCGCGGGCGGTCCTTCATGGTCGTTCTTCACGGAGGCCGCCTCGAGGATGGGGCCGACGAGGCCGACAATCTGAGCCCCGACGGGTTCTGTCGCGCGACGGATCTGATACTTCCGCACGGCCGTCTGATTCAGGGCGGGGCGGGCGCCCACCCCCACACCGTGCACTAGCGGGCACCCGCACATCGCGCGTTCCGCGCGATTCCATCACCTCCGCATTGACGCGGTTCAATCGAGAGTTCTAAAGTCGTTCGGCTCCACTTGCCGAAACCAAGGAGGGTTCGGCCGACAGCACCTTTTCGAGGCATCTTGAGGAGGCGAAATGTCTTTCTCCGCACGGCGCTGCGCCGGGATTTTCATCCTGGCCACGCTGGCAGCGCTGCCGGCCATGACGGCCGGCGACGCCCACGCGACCACCACCACGGTCAAGATCGGTTCGAGCCCTTCGTCCACGACCACGAAGCATCGCTCGCACCATTCGCGGCGCGCCCGCCGGGCGCCGCCCGGGGGTGTTTACGCGCGCAATGCGGTCGTATTCGACCCGGCCACCGGCGAGGTGCTCTACGAGAAGAACGCGGCCCTGTCGGTGCCGATTGCGAGCATCACCAAGCTGATGACGGCCATGGTGTTCCTCGAGCAGAAGCCGGATTTCGACCGCGAAGTCGAGGTCACCCAGGCCGAGCTGAGCGGCGGCGGGCACACTCAGCTCCGGAATCACGAGCGCGTCGCGCTCGGCGATCTGCTGCACATGAGCCTGATGTGCTCCGACAACGTCGCGACCCGCGTGATCGTTCGCGAGTCGGGCCTCGACATGGAGGACTTCCTCGCGCGCATGAACCAGAAGGCCCTGGAGCTGGGCCTCACGCATTCGCGCTTCGTCGAGATCACCGGGCTCGATCAACGCAACGTATCGACCGCGACCGACGTCGCGCGTCTGCTGCAGGCGGCCGCCAGCCAGAATCTGGTGCGCGACATCACCACCACGCCGAGCTACGAGTTCCGTTCGTCACGTCGCGACCATTTGATCTCGAATACCAATCGCCTGCTCTACGGCCGCTATGAAATCCTCGGCGGCAAGACCGGCTTCATCAGCGAGGCCGGCTACTGCCTCGCCACCTGGGTGCGCACGCAGGGCCGCGAGTTCATCGCGGTCGTGCTGGGCGCGCCGACCAACGCGACGCGCTTCGCCGACGTGGTTCGGCTGATTCAGCGAACGACTTCGCCGACCGTCGCCTCCACCAACTCCTGACGAGTCCGCGGTGACCCACCGCGAGCGGCTCGCCGCCGTCCTGAGCGGCGCGGCGGCCGGCGCGGCGGGCGGGCTGTTCGGCGTGGGGGGCGGCATCGTGCTGGTGCCGGTCCTGGCAGGACCCTTCCGGCTCACCCAGCACCAGGCCCACGGCACCTCGGTCGCGACCATCGGCGCGGCCGCGCTCGCGTCACTCTTGGTCTACGGAGCGTTTGCGCGCGTCGCCTGGGGCACGGCGCTGATCGTGGCGGTGGGCAGCGTGGTCAGCGCGCGATATGGCGCGCGTCTCGCCTCCCGCACCTCGCCCGTGAGCCTGAGGCGTGCCTTCGCGGTCTTCCTC
This genomic stretch from Candidatus Sulfotelmatobacter sp. harbors:
- a CDS encoding serine hydrolase, with protein sequence MSFSARRCAGIFILATLAALPAMTAGDAHATTTTVKIGSSPSSTTTKHRSHHSRRARRAPPGGVYARNAVVFDPATGEVLYEKNAALSVPIASITKLMTAMVFLEQKPDFDREVEVTQAELSGGGHTQLRNHERVALGDLLHMSLMCSDNVATRVIVRESGLDMEDFLARMNQKALELGLTHSRFVEITGLDQRNVSTATDVARLLQAAASQNLVRDITTTPSYEFRSSRRDHLISNTNRLLYGRYEILGGKTGFISEAGYCLATWVRTQGREFIAVVLGAPTNATRFADVVRLIQRTTSPTVASTNS